The following proteins are co-located in the Sporosarcina pasteurii genome:
- a CDS encoding YqzM family protein: MNEFEHDVQSKRNDFVDSGVGFVVAFGFFSSIFIIATVIDFIAS; the protein is encoded by the coding sequence ATGAACGAGTTTGAACATGATGTACAATCAAAACGCAATGATTTTGTAGACTCTGGTGTAGGGTTTGTTGTAGCATTTGGATTTTTCTCCAGTATCTTTATTATTGCTACAGTAATTGACTTCATTGCAAGCTAA
- a CDS encoding DNA internalization-related competence protein ComEC/Rec2 has translation MTAAILSFFYFEITIPDTIDDGVENNTLIWTDNAKIDGGTIKGFAVTGSGQTVYAIYQFANADEKQKFTEMDLSTIEFRVTGSFQSVEIPSHPYAFNMEQYLRMYGASGIYQVEKIFSYNINKSFISRLLTQRKNVQQHIRETFPASLIPEAEALLIGDRSGMSEEDAANYKKLGITHLFAISGLHVGLLVFIVRECLLRLKLRRENVDLLLIILLPLYAIIAGGAPSVWRAVIVTILVLLTIYGRLPIKLDSALAISAIGFILYKPYVIFQPGFQLSYLAALSLILSSKILSRQTSKLKLSFLVTMISQLSLYPILLLHFYELSLSSFLVNLLYVPLYSIVILPMNLLLLLFTSVAMPIAQCLFFLYVPFRALIDQGTAWLSAIPYQLWNPGKPASFALVLAVIGVVCFFIFYEEQQKVIRYLPYVLIPAFIIQILPYTENQLRVTYLDVGQGDSIVIELPYKRGVYMVDTGGTVSFGEKTWRSPTKDFEVGRKIVVPYLKGRGITKVEKLIISHAHIDHMGGAHEVVEDIRVQEIHIPPNSGNVPEMEKLVRVAHERKVPIIEVKDGDGFHKKDFGFYYVGPQTEEYVGNDSSLVLYLTTTGPSFLFTGDMEEAAERTFLAKYKHTDFRNPILKVGHHGSKTSSTDPFINALQPKMAVISAGRNNRFGHPSKEVLETFQKYQVPVFLTADNGSITVLVEGEKFTVSVMQHKTKKRTSAP, from the coding sequence GTGACAGCCGCTATTCTTTCCTTTTTTTATTTCGAAATAACAATCCCAGATACAATTGATGATGGCGTAGAAAATAATACGCTTATTTGGACAGATAACGCCAAAATAGACGGTGGAACAATTAAAGGTTTTGCTGTAACTGGATCTGGACAGACGGTTTATGCGATATACCAATTTGCGAATGCAGATGAAAAACAAAAATTTACTGAAATGGACCTATCAACAATAGAGTTTCGTGTAACAGGTTCTTTTCAATCTGTTGAAATACCCTCACATCCGTATGCATTTAATATGGAACAGTATTTAAGAATGTACGGTGCGTCAGGTATTTATCAAGTTGAAAAGATATTTTCATATAACATAAACAAGTCCTTTATTTCACGCCTATTAACACAGCGGAAAAATGTTCAACAGCATATACGGGAGACTTTTCCAGCATCACTCATTCCTGAAGCTGAAGCTTTATTAATAGGGGATAGAAGCGGCATGAGCGAAGAAGATGCTGCAAATTATAAAAAATTAGGGATCACGCATTTATTTGCGATATCTGGCCTTCATGTAGGTTTATTAGTTTTTATCGTACGAGAATGTTTGCTCCGTTTAAAATTGCGGCGAGAAAACGTAGATCTGTTGCTAATAATCTTACTACCGCTCTATGCAATCATTGCAGGTGGCGCTCCTTCGGTATGGCGTGCTGTCATTGTTACCATTCTAGTCCTACTCACTATTTACGGACGGCTGCCAATAAAATTGGATAGCGCTCTTGCGATAAGTGCAATTGGTTTTATACTCTATAAACCGTATGTTATTTTCCAACCAGGCTTCCAATTGTCCTATTTAGCAGCATTGTCATTAATTTTATCTTCTAAAATATTATCGAGACAAACATCTAAGTTAAAGTTATCTTTTTTAGTGACGATGATTAGTCAATTGTCGTTGTATCCTATTTTATTACTTCACTTTTATGAACTATCTTTGTCTTCATTTTTGGTCAATTTACTGTACGTACCTTTGTATTCTATTGTCATCTTACCGATGAATCTTCTTTTGCTTCTGTTTACATCAGTAGCGATGCCAATTGCACAATGTCTCTTTTTCTTGTATGTTCCTTTTCGAGCACTCATTGACCAGGGGACAGCTTGGTTATCTGCAATTCCTTATCAATTGTGGAATCCGGGAAAGCCCGCATCTTTTGCGCTTGTTTTGGCGGTAATAGGCGTTGTATGTTTTTTTATATTTTACGAAGAACAGCAAAAGGTAATACGATACTTACCATATGTGCTAATTCCGGCGTTCATTATCCAAATTCTACCTTATACAGAAAATCAATTACGCGTTACTTATTTGGATGTAGGGCAAGGTGATAGCATTGTAATTGAACTACCTTATAAACGTGGTGTTTATATGGTCGACACAGGTGGAACGGTTTCATTTGGCGAAAAAACATGGCGTTCACCGACAAAAGATTTTGAAGTGGGGCGAAAAATTGTCGTGCCTTACTTAAAGGGAAGAGGGATTACAAAGGTTGAGAAGCTGATTATTTCTCATGCCCATATTGATCATATGGGTGGAGCGCATGAAGTTGTAGAAGATATTCGTGTACAGGAAATTCATATACCCCCAAATAGCGGGAATGTACCGGAAATGGAAAAGCTTGTTCGTGTGGCGCATGAAAGAAAGGTACCTATAATAGAAGTGAAAGACGGAGATGGCTTTCATAAAAAAGATTTTGGGTTTTATTATGTAGGCCCGCAAACTGAAGAATATGTGGGCAATGATAGTTCTCTTGTCTTGTACTTAACGACTACGGGGCCATCATTTTTATTTACAGGGGACATGGAGGAAGCTGCGGAAAGAACTTTTTTAGCAAAATATAAACACACTGATTTTAGGAATCCAATCCTAAAAGTAGGACATCACGGCAGTAAAACATCAAGTACAGACCCCTTTATTAACGCGTTACAACCTAAAATGGCTGTTATTTCTGCTGGGAGAAACAATCGGTTCGGACATCCGAGCAAAGAAGTGCTAGAGACATTTCAAAAGTATCAAGTTCCAGTATTCCTTACTGCGGATAACGGCTCGATTACTGTTCTTGTAGAAGGTGAAAAGTTCACAGTATCCGTGATGCAGCACAAAACGAAAAAACGGACGAGCGCTCCTTGA
- a CDS encoding ComE operon protein 2, which yields MERITWDQFFMAQCHLLALRSTCTRLAVGAIIVRDNRIIAGGYNGSISGGDHCIDHGCYVVDNHCVRTIHAEMNALLQCAKYGTTTADSTIYVTHFPCLQCAKAIIQAGVKRIIYATDYRNNEYAATLFAQSGISVQHIPFDERKVDFLGDKKLSLVNDMLASMRELGADEEQLDPLLRRVEELFGI from the coding sequence ATGGAGCGAATTACATGGGACCAATTTTTCATGGCGCAATGTCATCTATTAGCATTGCGAAGTACATGTACAAGACTTGCAGTTGGGGCGATTATTGTACGTGATAATCGAATTATTGCAGGCGGTTATAACGGCTCAATTTCCGGCGGTGACCATTGTATTGATCACGGTTGCTATGTCGTTGATAACCATTGTGTACGAACGATTCATGCAGAAATGAATGCATTGTTACAATGTGCAAAATATGGAACAACGACAGCGGACTCAACGATTTATGTGACTCATTTTCCTTGCTTGCAATGTGCAAAAGCAATTATTCAAGCAGGAGTAAAAAGAATCATATACGCCACAGACTATCGAAATAATGAGTATGCGGCAACTTTATTTGCTCAATCAGGGATTTCTGTTCAACATATTCCTTTCGATGAAAGAAAAGTAGATTTCTTAGGCGATAAAAAGTTGAGCCTCGTCAATGACATGTTAGCGTCTATGCGTGAATTAGGTGCAGATGAAGAACAATTGGACCCTCTACTGAGAAGGGTGGAAGAATTATTCGGAATATAA
- a CDS encoding helix-hairpin-helix domain-containing protein: MREGVNHLFQSFVSNNWRKLIFPLAAFAVILAYLFIPRGQADDSPIDFSEQIPFSEVNEKEIEEPETMIESVPSILVVDVKGAVLRPGVYTLEEGDRLIDAINAAGGYLPEADARLVNLALKLTDELLIYIPTEGEELQETEAIVSLTDSSAVDDDTININTATESELMTISGIGPAKAQSIIQYREENGPFQSPEELMNISGIGQKTFEKLQHQIKVK; this comes from the coding sequence ATGAGAGAAGGGGTGAATCACCTGTTTCAATCTTTTGTATCCAATAATTGGCGTAAACTTATATTCCCACTCGCAGCATTCGCTGTCATTCTTGCTTATTTGTTCATTCCCCGTGGACAAGCAGACGATTCTCCAATCGACTTCAGCGAGCAAATTCCATTTTCAGAAGTAAATGAAAAAGAAATTGAAGAACCAGAAACTATGATTGAAAGTGTTCCATCCATCTTAGTGGTCGATGTGAAAGGAGCAGTCCTTCGTCCAGGCGTTTACACATTAGAAGAAGGTGATCGTCTTATCGATGCGATTAATGCTGCTGGCGGATATTTACCGGAAGCGGATGCACGACTAGTGAATCTAGCGTTAAAATTAACGGATGAACTGCTCATATACATTCCGACTGAAGGTGAGGAATTGCAAGAAACTGAAGCGATTGTTAGCTTAACAGATTCTTCAGCGGTGGATGATGACACGATCAACATTAATACGGCTACTGAAAGTGAACTGATGACGATTAGTGGCATTGGACCGGCCAAAGCACAATCCATCATTCAGTATCGAGAAGAGAATGGACCATTTCAGTCACCGGAAGAGTTGATGAACATTTCTGGTATCGGGCAAAAGACATTCGAAAAACTTCAACATCAAATTAAAGTAAAATAA
- a CDS encoding class I SAM-dependent methyltransferase, which translates to MKESYSRFALVYDELMEDIPYDTYVELIALAANGIAGKKILDIGCGTGLLAAKLAKSGGNVTGVDLSPDMLQIATERAKSLNLSISFMLQPMQKLEGHSGFDVAVIPIDSLNYVTDRMEVLQTFRNIYQALSIGGVLLFDVHSTFKTDVIFLESPFTYDSERISYIWQTEPGEELHSVYSELAFFVKAENDLYERFDEVHFQRTFPVQEYVNMLLEVGFKIERVFADWEDEAPAEESERIFFQVRK; encoded by the coding sequence ATGAAAGAAAGCTATTCCCGATTTGCGCTCGTTTACGATGAATTAATGGAAGACATTCCATATGATACGTATGTTGAGTTAATTGCCCTTGCTGCAAATGGCATTGCGGGCAAGAAGATATTAGATATCGGATGTGGGACGGGATTATTAGCTGCAAAGTTAGCAAAGTCAGGGGGAAATGTCACAGGAGTTGACCTTTCTCCTGACATGCTTCAAATTGCGACTGAAAGGGCAAAATCTTTAAATTTATCGATCTCATTCATGCTTCAGCCGATGCAAAAACTTGAAGGACATAGTGGATTTGATGTCGCTGTTATTCCGATTGATTCATTGAATTATGTAACGGACCGAATGGAAGTGCTTCAAACATTTCGTAATATTTACCAGGCATTATCAATCGGTGGCGTTTTGTTATTTGATGTACATTCAACATTTAAAACGGACGTAATATTTTTAGAAAGTCCTTTTACTTATGATAGTGAACGAATTTCATACATATGGCAAACAGAGCCAGGAGAAGAGTTACACTCGGTTTATTCTGAATTGGCCTTTTTTGTAAAAGCTGAAAATGATTTGTATGAACGGTTTGATGAAGTGCATTTTCAAAGAACGTTTCCAGTACAAGAATATGTGAATATGTTACTTGAAGTTGGATTTAAAATTGAGAGAGTTTTTGCTGATTGGGAAGATGAAGCACCCGCAGAAGAAAGTGAGAGAATATTTTTTCAAGTCCGTAAATAA
- the rsfS gene encoding ribosome silencing factor produces the protein MTTSTLLSTAYQAVDDKKASDIVVLNMEGISVMADQFIICHANSERQVQAIAREVIDQASEFGVHVKRVEGLESGRWVLADLGDVVVHVFHKDERGHYNLEKLWGDAPRLQMVEEE, from the coding sequence ATGACGACTTCAACTTTACTATCAACAGCATATCAAGCTGTTGACGATAAAAAAGCATCAGATATTGTAGTGTTAAATATGGAAGGCATCTCTGTGATGGCGGACCAATTTATAATTTGTCATGCCAATTCAGAAAGGCAAGTTCAAGCAATTGCACGTGAAGTAATCGATCAAGCGAGTGAGTTTGGCGTGCATGTAAAGCGTGTGGAAGGATTGGAGTCAGGTCGCTGGGTATTAGCTGACTTAGGCGATGTAGTCGTGCACGTATTCCATAAAGATGAGCGTGGCCATTACAACTTGGAGAAGTTATGGGGAGATGCACCAAGACTTCAAATGGTAGAAGAGGAATGA
- the yqeK gene encoding bis(5'-nucleosyl)-tetraphosphatase (symmetrical) YqeK yields the protein MELAPIKSELAKRLTSSRYEHVLRVAQLSKEMAKQHGVSEIAAEQAALFHDIAKCMKKEELLQRLQEADEDKRLVDFHHELWHGPVGAIIAQETFGIIDEDILNAVRFHTTGRANMSRLEKIVFIADLIEPGRQFPGVNELRERSKGSIDEAMYACISHSIEYLVSKRVAIFPDSFDCYNEYMLKEGII from the coding sequence ATGGAACTGGCGCCTATAAAAAGTGAACTGGCAAAACGTTTAACGTCTTCACGGTATGAGCATGTTTTACGTGTTGCTCAGTTATCGAAAGAGATGGCGAAACAACATGGTGTCTCGGAAATAGCCGCCGAACAAGCAGCTCTATTCCATGATATTGCCAAGTGCATGAAGAAAGAGGAGTTACTGCAACGTTTACAAGAAGCAGATGAAGATAAACGGTTAGTGGATTTTCATCATGAACTATGGCACGGACCAGTTGGCGCAATCATCGCTCAGGAGACATTTGGAATAATTGACGAGGATATTTTAAATGCAGTACGTTTTCATACGACAGGTAGAGCGAATATGTCGAGATTAGAAAAAATAGTATTTATCGCTGACTTGATAGAGCCTGGAAGACAATTTCCAGGAGTCAATGAACTGAGAGAAAGATCAAAAGGATCTATTGATGAAGCGATGTATGCTTGTATTAGCCATTCAATTGAATACTTAGTATCTAAGAGAGTGGCAATTTTTCCAGACTCATTTGATTGTTATAATGAATATATGTTAAAGGAAGGAATAATTTAA
- a CDS encoding nicotinate-nucleotide adenylyltransferase — MKRVGILGGTYNPPHIGHLIIANEVKHAFALDEVRFMPNALPPHKAADKQVTKEQRLEMVNLAIQGIEGFTASSYEIERGGVSYSFDTMSALMTQDPDVEYFLIIGGDMIDSLHTWHRIDELVELVTIVGVGRPGWKSETDYPVEIIAIPEIDISSTLLRKRFHENGTVTFLTPPAVESFIREEGLYGTGAYKK, encoded by the coding sequence TTGAAGAGAGTGGGCATACTTGGGGGGACTTATAATCCACCACATATTGGACATCTCATTATTGCTAACGAAGTGAAGCATGCCTTTGCACTTGACGAAGTTCGATTTATGCCAAATGCTTTACCACCGCATAAAGCAGCCGATAAACAAGTGACGAAAGAACAGCGTCTCGAAATGGTGAACTTAGCCATTCAAGGAATAGAAGGTTTTACCGCCTCTTCTTATGAGATAGAACGTGGAGGCGTCTCTTATTCATTCGATACAATGTCTGCACTGATGACACAAGATCCGGATGTTGAATACTTTTTAATCATCGGTGGGGATATGATTGATTCGCTACATACTTGGCATCGAATTGATGAACTCGTTGAGCTCGTAACAATTGTTGGCGTCGGTCGGCCAGGGTGGAAAAGTGAAACGGACTATCCAGTAGAGATTATTGCGATTCCTGAGATAGATATTTCCTCGACGTTACTCCGTAAAAGATTTCATGAAAATGGGACCGTTACATTTTTAACTCCTCCCGCAGTTGAATCATTTATTCGCGAGGAGGGCTTATATGGAACTGGCGCCTATAAAAAGTGA
- the yhbY gene encoding ribosome assembly RNA-binding protein YhbY, protein MLTGKQKRFLRSEAHHLQPLFQIGKQGLTESVIVQIEEALEAKELIKVNILQNCSEDRQTISEKLSERVGLHVVQVIGNVLILYKESVDNKQIELP, encoded by the coding sequence ATGTTAACAGGTAAACAAAAAAGATTTTTACGAAGCGAGGCACATCATCTGCAACCTTTATTTCAAATTGGAAAACAAGGTTTAACAGAATCTGTCATTGTACAAATAGAGGAAGCTTTAGAAGCGAAAGAACTCATTAAAGTTAATATTTTACAAAATTGTAGTGAGGATAGACAAACAATCTCTGAGAAATTATCTGAACGTGTAGGACTTCATGTCGTTCAAGTAATTGGGAATGTGCTTATTTTATATAAAGAATCTGTAGACAATAAGCAAATAGAATTGCCATAA
- the aroE gene encoding shikimate dehydrogenase, translated as MKKWYAVIGDPISQSMSPNMHDEWFKDNNMNASYSPHHIYPEHLGEAVESLKLLGCSGWNVTVPHKSAIIPFLDDIDESAEVMNAVNTVEVLPDGSLRGSNTDGAGFVQSLEEMFGQQCLEKKVLVIGAGGAARGICYGLQDKGYGPIYIANRTIEKAQQLAEDLPNAKALTITKAENILEDFGLIIQTTSVGMNYATTGMPLNPSKVLAGTVVADIIYNPLETEFLKAARENGAQTMNGVGMFVHQGALAFEKWTGIQPNTASMIEKITEKLGGNYVNR; from the coding sequence ATGAAAAAATGGTATGCTGTTATCGGCGATCCGATTAGTCAATCCATGTCGCCAAATATGCATGATGAATGGTTTAAAGATAATAATATGAATGCATCTTATAGTCCACATCATATATATCCAGAACATCTTGGCGAGGCCGTTGAAAGCTTGAAGCTACTTGGATGCAGTGGTTGGAATGTCACTGTTCCACATAAAAGTGCGATCATTCCTTTTTTAGATGACATAGACGAGTCGGCCGAAGTGATGAACGCAGTCAATACTGTAGAAGTGCTGCCGGATGGTTCGCTTCGCGGATCGAATACGGACGGTGCGGGATTTGTCCAATCTTTAGAAGAAATGTTCGGCCAGCAATGTTTGGAGAAAAAAGTACTCGTCATTGGGGCTGGCGGGGCCGCACGTGGAATTTGTTATGGCTTACAAGATAAGGGATATGGTCCCATTTATATTGCAAATCGAACGATTGAAAAAGCGCAGCAATTAGCAGAAGATTTACCGAATGCAAAAGCTTTGACAATTACAAAGGCAGAAAATATACTTGAAGACTTTGGATTAATCATTCAAACGACTTCAGTTGGGATGAACTATGCAACTACAGGAATGCCGCTCAATCCATCTAAAGTTTTAGCGGGAACAGTTGTTGCAGATATCATTTATAATCCATTGGAAACCGAGTTTTTGAAGGCGGCACGTGAGAACGGGGCGCAGACAATGAACGGGGTAGGGATGTTTGTCCATCAAGGTGCGTTAGCATTTGAGAAATGGACAGGTATTCAACCGAATACTGCGAGTATGATTGAGAAAATAACAGAAAAACTAGGAGGAAATTATGTTAACAGGTAA
- the yqeH gene encoding ribosome biogenesis GTPase YqeH, whose product MLEELKCIGCGITIQTENPKLEGYAPPASLTNEDLVCRRCFRLRNYNELQPVSLTGDDFLNILNGIGNKEGIVVKIVDIFDFNGSWISGLHRFVGNKDILLIGNKSDLLPKSINPNRVINWMKKEANKLGLKPAEVLLVSAYKGHGMEETLQKIDRLRKGKDVYVVGCTNTGKSTFINHIIKSATGANEVITTSHFPGTTLDIVEIPLDDGKAIYDTPGIINDHQIAHYLDEKDLKLITPKSELKPKVFQLNAEQSLFVGGLARFDFISGERSSFLVYVSNRLQIHRTKLANADALYENHKGAMLSPPSGESVEKMPELVRHEFSIKEKKTDIVISGLGWITVQEPSVVAVHAPRGVNVILRPSLI is encoded by the coding sequence ATATTGGAAGAATTAAAATGTATTGGTTGCGGCATTACGATTCAAACGGAGAATCCTAAGCTGGAAGGATATGCTCCACCCGCATCTTTGACAAATGAGGACCTTGTTTGTCGACGTTGCTTCCGTCTTCGTAATTATAATGAGTTACAGCCTGTATCATTAACAGGTGATGACTTTTTAAATATATTGAATGGAATTGGAAACAAAGAAGGGATTGTCGTTAAAATCGTGGATATTTTTGATTTTAACGGTAGTTGGATTTCAGGGTTGCATCGTTTCGTAGGTAATAAGGATATTTTATTAATCGGAAATAAATCTGACTTACTGCCAAAATCAATTAATCCAAACAGAGTAATTAATTGGATGAAAAAAGAAGCCAATAAGCTGGGCTTAAAACCGGCAGAAGTGTTACTTGTTTCAGCCTATAAAGGGCACGGCATGGAAGAAACATTACAAAAAATTGATAGGCTTCGAAAAGGCAAAGATGTCTACGTCGTAGGTTGTACAAATACTGGTAAATCGACTTTTATTAATCATATTATTAAAAGTGCAACCGGTGCGAATGAAGTGATTACAACGTCTCATTTCCCCGGTACAACATTAGATATTGTAGAAATCCCGTTGGACGATGGAAAGGCAATTTATGATACGCCGGGTATCATTAACGACCATCAAATTGCCCACTATTTAGACGAAAAAGATCTGAAGTTAATTACACCTAAATCTGAGCTGAAGCCGAAAGTTTTTCAGTTAAATGCTGAGCAATCTTTATTTGTCGGAGGGTTAGCACGTTTTGACTTTATCTCCGGTGAACGTTCTTCGTTTTTAGTGTATGTCTCAAATCGCCTCCAAATTCATCGTACAAAATTAGCGAATGCGGATGCTTTGTATGAAAACCATAAAGGGGCTATGCTGTCGCCACCATCAGGAGAATCGGTAGAGAAAATGCCTGAACTTGTACGTCATGAATTTTCGATTAAAGAGAAAAAAACAGACATTGTCATATCAGGGTTGGGTTGGATTACTGTTCAGGAACCAAGTGTCGTTGCTGTTCATGCACCTCGCGGGGTGAATGTAATCCTTCGACCATCATTAATTTAA
- a CDS encoding YqeG family HAD IIIA-type phosphatase: MNGMLKKFLPDEFVKDIFHIKAEQLKERGIKGIITDLDNTLVAWDRPDATPEVIEWLEGMQQAGIRVTIVSNNNELRVKAFSEPIQMPFISKANKPLGTAFRRAVKLMGTKKEETVVIGDQLLTDIFGGNRQGLHTILVIPVATSDAKVTTFNRNLESFIMERLRRRGLIYWEE, translated from the coding sequence GTGAATGGAATGCTAAAGAAGTTTTTGCCGGATGAGTTTGTGAAAGACATCTTTCACATCAAAGCTGAACAGTTAAAAGAGCGCGGCATTAAAGGAATCATAACAGATTTGGATAATACGCTCGTCGCATGGGACCGCCCAGATGCAACACCTGAAGTGATTGAATGGTTAGAAGGCATGCAACAGGCGGGAATCCGGGTGACGATTGTTTCTAATAATAATGAGTTACGTGTAAAAGCATTTTCTGAGCCGATTCAAATGCCATTTATTTCGAAAGCGAATAAACCTTTAGGAACAGCTTTTAGGCGCGCAGTAAAATTAATGGGAACAAAAAAGGAAGAAACAGTCGTTATAGGAGATCAATTATTAACAGATATTTTTGGTGGAAATCGTCAAGGACTTCACACAATTTTAGTCATTCCTGTTGCGACATCTGATGCGAAAGTTACAACTTTTAATCGGAACTTAGAAAGTTTTATTATGGAGCGTTTAAGACGACGCGGCCTTATTTATTGGGAGGAATAA
- the sigK gene encoding RNA polymerase sporulation sigma factor SigK encodes MSGFVMSVIQLWLEIPAVIGYIRGQAFKRPLSKEEEADCLARLAAGDEDARDELIERNMRLVAHIVKKFHPKHEFLDDYISIGTIGLMKAVNTYTADRKTKLATYAARCIENEILMYLRTQKKVQKDVSLFEPIGGESDGQSLQIADLLQTDDESPIVAVEQNEEKERLYKHLGKLDGRELEIIQRRFGLLDDKPMTQKAIAEQLNISRSYVSRIEKRAIVKLYQLFKHEYND; translated from the coding sequence ATGAGCGGATTTGTCATGTCGGTGATTCAACTTTGGCTCGAGATACCTGCAGTTATCGGTTATATACGAGGGCAGGCATTCAAGCGTCCACTCTCTAAAGAAGAAGAGGCAGACTGTCTTGCGCGACTCGCAGCCGGAGATGAAGACGCACGTGATGAACTAATCGAACGGAACATGCGACTTGTTGCACATATCGTAAAAAAATTCCATCCAAAACATGAGTTTCTAGACGATTATATTTCTATCGGAACAATCGGTCTTATGAAAGCAGTAAACACGTATACGGCCGACCGAAAAACGAAACTGGCAACATATGCGGCACGCTGTATAGAAAATGAAATATTAATGTATCTCCGTACTCAAAAAAAAGTACAAAAAGATGTGTCCTTGTTTGAACCGATCGGCGGTGAAAGCGATGGTCAATCACTGCAAATTGCAGACTTGCTCCAAACGGACGATGAATCCCCGATTGTCGCAGTCGAACAAAACGAAGAGAAAGAAAGATTGTATAAACATCTCGGTAAACTAGATGGAAGAGAACTTGAAATTATTCAAAGACGCTTTGGTCTATTAGATGACAAACCGATGACACAAAAAGCAATTGCAGAACAACTCAATATTTCGAGAAGTTATGTTTCAAGAATCGAAAAACGCGCCATTGTAAAATTATACCAGCTTTTCAAACATGAATATAATGATTAA
- the mtnN gene encoding 5'-methylthioadenosine/S-adenosylhomocysteine nucleosidase, which yields MKVGVIGAMEEEVNLLREEIESPKTKIIANCEFVEGVLGKHEVVLVKSGIGKVNAAIATTLLLETYKPDVVINTGSAGGFLETLEIGSIVISDEVCHHDVDVTAFGYAHGQVPNLPETFKAESTLIQSAKEAVDEIGQHTSAVGLVASSDSFMSDTNRVEQVRQIFPSMIAAEMEAAAVAQVCHQFGTPFVVIRALSDIAGKESSISFDEFLPVAARHSTDIVLRVISKL from the coding sequence TTGAAGGTTGGAGTAATCGGTGCAATGGAGGAAGAAGTAAACCTCTTACGTGAAGAAATTGAATCACCCAAAACAAAAATCATCGCAAATTGTGAGTTTGTTGAAGGCGTACTTGGAAAGCATGAGGTAGTTCTTGTGAAAAGTGGCATTGGGAAAGTGAATGCAGCCATTGCAACTACTTTATTGCTTGAAACTTACAAGCCGGATGTTGTGATCAACACAGGCTCAGCAGGTGGATTTTTAGAAACACTAGAAATAGGATCGATTGTCATCTCAGATGAGGTATGCCATCATGATGTAGATGTTACGGCATTCGGCTATGCGCATGGGCAAGTTCCTAATTTACCTGAAACATTTAAGGCAGAATCAACACTCATCCAATCAGCGAAGGAAGCTGTAGATGAAATTGGTCAACATACATCTGCTGTCGGCCTAGTTGCTTCAAGTGACTCATTTATGAGCGATACAAACCGGGTAGAACAGGTGAGACAAATCTTTCCATCAATGATTGCAGCTGAAATGGAAGCTGCTGCAGTTGCCCAAGTTTGTCATCAGTTCGGCACGCCTTTCGTTGTCATCCGTGCGTTGTCAGATATTGCAGGAAAAGAATCTTCAATTAGTTTTGATGAGTTTCTTCCAGTAGCAGCACGTCATTCTACAGATATTGTTTTACGTGTCATCTCGAAACTTTAA